From one Ignavibacteria bacterium genomic stretch:
- a CDS encoding S8 family serine peptidase, translating to MKCSSVVFWLGVFCAALAVIPLHAAEMVLLLHNRQVLPAGVSNPEYVVPAEAVSSKHRQIIQAANGRSVFERLQRYVVVSVSDSAVHTIYHSPAVEQAWVLRSIPLHNEPYSQDSLSADQYALGILKAVKCWELATGKGVRVAVVDTGIDWDHPDLKNRLAVNPAEDINKNGTFEPWPSTMEINGVTGDLDGADNDGNGYTDDVIGYDFVHQRVANIGDTRDRDPIPADEQGHGTSVAGVIAAQANNDIGIAGLAHGARIVTLRAFDATGNADEGNIAAAIVYAALNQIPVVNMSFGDGVDSPVLRDAVQFAAAMGCFLVASAGNTGTVSRQFPSGYNNVLAVGATNARDVRAVFSSTGSLVNMVAPGEAIVTTAVGSRYRTVNGTSFSAPYVAATAALMLELHPELTAQEIRGVLLETCKDLGASGWDREYGTGRLDSYAALTHVGTSAVDITYPENETQITIANTPISVTGSAYATLFSSYHVDVGEGVEPDEWVTVAQGDHAIAFGELASIPASLFTGTEYVIRLVVRLKTGAVIESRRRIYAVKPADTLRIIHADVVQAWKDDKRVGILTVQTSRPVQVALAGSPANPDDREVFDARASTMLSFEINSERWGNNGPIRVQCVAQNGDTADITIPYSVNPESAPVLGWQQKSSGNFTGYVLNTVQDITGSGNEEFLMSDLQTGVFGPIVLMQRVGVDFVAGDKTDQIWIPRGICDANGNGITEVLAGISGKTVLFERSSSGNNPFGHIIYADTVTGNTPAGVADIDGDGLDDLVLLSNSACVVVGWRHNSWTEIGRIENPTPPAAGNADNRIDEVSVGIGDFDGDGAMEIAFSDTDGDLVIAEYKNNEFKIVYTLEGSGVGGSGYVAAGDVTGDGKPDVLVGVPDDPYINSNREYGRQTWTYRLITSDAPNSYLVTWEDRVSGVRYGYGYRNGVEIANVDGRPGDEMIICAFPRMYVFTTSDAGTIVPIWFRSGVVTPRFLTHDFDRNGIAELGYGVSTQGFGLMDNFDFAEYVGFASRLEPPSGVRAVSLDSVKARITWSSVPNAVRYRVYWNSDGSGLFRISDSTESTSFEVDTLTANRMYRFTVVAIAGDPGQNSQRSAIVPVYTGDRLNVVRLTPAVTTTTRAASDLQLLIQFSGPLSDSGLDAGKIRLTNSQGTAIAAARSISLGSDSTVIVSFGSIEIPAGAYRVVVDPVSDVHLIPTNPSAHELLVIADTTLPELRLERLDVVQPTELMLWYSMPVTESALAPEAYTIRPYGVVETVERIADNQVRLNLASDPPLSALGVTYSLTVRDVASVSGISITRGLGNTLSFVLTMPNAGSVFVYPHPVRLNASTEITFANLPAKADIEILDQRFSVIQTLSEFSGTGGLTWDLRDHNGVRLSPGIYYYRVSGINTQGEASQSPLLKLLIMR from the coding sequence ATGAAATGCAGTTCCGTAGTATTCTGGCTGGGTGTTTTCTGTGCTGCGTTAGCAGTGATACCTCTGCATGCTGCAGAGATGGTACTGTTGTTGCATAACCGACAGGTGTTGCCAGCAGGGGTGTCAAATCCGGAATACGTTGTCCCTGCTGAAGCTGTAAGCTCCAAACACCGTCAGATTATCCAGGCAGCTAACGGGCGATCCGTGTTTGAGCGGCTGCAGCGGTACGTTGTTGTCAGCGTCAGCGACTCAGCCGTCCATACAATCTATCACAGTCCTGCGGTAGAGCAGGCCTGGGTGTTGCGCTCGATACCGTTGCACAACGAACCATATTCGCAGGATTCTCTCTCTGCTGACCAATATGCCCTTGGTATTCTGAAAGCCGTGAAATGTTGGGAACTGGCAACCGGAAAGGGTGTCAGGGTTGCTGTTGTAGATACCGGAATCGATTGGGATCATCCGGATCTGAAAAACAGACTGGCGGTTAATCCGGCCGAAGACATTAACAAGAACGGAACGTTTGAACCCTGGCCGTCAACAATGGAAATTAACGGAGTCACAGGTGATCTTGACGGAGCTGACAATGATGGGAATGGCTACACTGATGATGTAATTGGTTATGATTTTGTTCATCAGCGTGTGGCGAATATCGGCGATACTCGAGATCGTGATCCGATTCCTGCCGATGAGCAGGGACACGGTACGTCGGTAGCAGGTGTGATAGCCGCTCAGGCCAACAACGACATTGGTATTGCGGGTCTGGCACATGGTGCCCGCATTGTAACGCTACGTGCGTTTGACGCTACCGGGAATGCTGACGAAGGTAACATTGCCGCTGCCATCGTGTATGCCGCACTTAACCAAATACCTGTCGTGAACATGAGTTTTGGTGACGGTGTTGACTCGCCGGTTCTCAGGGATGCTGTTCAGTTTGCAGCCGCTATGGGCTGTTTTCTTGTTGCGTCTGCCGGTAACACCGGAACCGTATCGCGCCAGTTCCCTTCCGGCTACAATAACGTTCTGGCCGTAGGTGCAACCAATGCCAGAGATGTTCGGGCAGTATTTTCCAGTACCGGGTCACTTGTAAACATGGTTGCTCCGGGTGAAGCAATTGTTACCACCGCCGTTGGAAGCCGCTATCGTACCGTGAACGGTACGTCGTTCTCAGCACCGTACGTTGCAGCCACCGCTGCCCTGATGCTCGAGCTGCATCCCGAACTGACGGCGCAGGAAATACGTGGGGTACTGCTTGAGACGTGCAAGGACCTTGGCGCCTCCGGGTGGGACAGAGAATATGGTACCGGACGGCTTGATTCGTATGCGGCACTTACACATGTGGGGACGTCGGCGGTTGACATTACCTATCCCGAAAATGAAACCCAAATAACAATTGCAAACACTCCGATCTCTGTAACGGGATCGGCGTATGCCACGCTGTTCAGCTCGTATCACGTGGATGTGGGCGAGGGTGTGGAACCAGACGAATGGGTCACGGTAGCCCAGGGAGACCATGCCATAGCCTTTGGTGAACTGGCTTCGATACCGGCCTCGCTGTTTACCGGAACTGAGTACGTTATCCGCCTGGTTGTTCGGTTAAAAACCGGCGCTGTTATCGAGTCCCGACGTCGGATCTATGCCGTAAAGCCCGCCGATACTCTCCGGATTATTCATGCCGATGTTGTGCAGGCGTGGAAGGATGACAAACGCGTTGGCATCCTAACAGTCCAAACGTCCCGACCAGTACAGGTGGCACTGGCAGGCAGCCCGGCCAACCCGGATGACAGGGAAGTGTTCGATGCACGTGCATCCACAATGTTAAGTTTTGAGATTAACTCTGAACGATGGGGCAATAACGGCCCGATCCGGGTGCAGTGTGTAGCTCAGAATGGTGATACCGCTGACATTACCATCCCGTATTCTGTTAACCCGGAATCAGCACCGGTTTTGGGATGGCAGCAAAAATCGTCAGGCAACTTCACCGGGTACGTACTCAATACAGTGCAGGACATTACCGGCAGCGGTAACGAAGAGTTTTTAATGAGCGACTTACAGACCGGTGTATTCGGTCCGATCGTACTCATGCAGCGTGTAGGAGTTGACTTTGTTGCCGGAGATAAAACCGATCAAATCTGGATCCCTCGGGGTATTTGTGACGCTAACGGAAACGGCATTACTGAAGTGCTTGCCGGTATTTCCGGCAAAACCGTGCTGTTTGAACGAAGCAGCTCAGGTAATAACCCGTTCGGCCATATCATTTACGCTGATACCGTAACAGGCAATACACCGGCGGGAGTAGCAGATATCGACGGCGACGGACTCGATGACCTGGTGCTTTTGTCAAACTCTGCATGCGTGGTGGTTGGCTGGCGTCATAATTCGTGGACTGAAATTGGCAGAATTGAAAATCCAACTCCACCAGCTGCAGGCAATGCTGATAACAGAATTGACGAAGTCAGCGTGGGCATCGGCGACTTTGACGGTGACGGCGCAATGGAAATTGCGTTTTCAGATACCGACGGAGATCTGGTGATTGCCGAATATAAAAACAACGAATTTAAAATAGTTTATACACTGGAAGGATCCGGGGTAGGGGGCTCTGGCTATGTTGCTGCCGGCGACGTAACCGGTGATGGTAAACCGGATGTTCTGGTTGGCGTACCGGACGATCCGTATATCAACTCCAACCGTGAGTATGGCAGACAGACCTGGACATACAGATTGATTACGTCAGATGCACCGAACTCGTATCTCGTAACCTGGGAAGACCGTGTATCGGGAGTTCGCTATGGATACGGGTACCGCAACGGGGTAGAGATCGCCAATGTTGACGGCAGGCCCGGCGATGAAATGATTATCTGTGCATTCCCCAGAATGTACGTTTTTACAACATCAGATGCCGGGACCATTGTGCCCATCTGGTTCCGCAGTGGTGTGGTAACCCCCCGGTTTCTTACTCATGATTTCGATCGTAACGGCATCGCTGAACTTGGCTATGGTGTTTCTACCCAGGGCTTTGGTTTAATGGACAATTTTGATTTTGCCGAATATGTTGGTTTTGCTTCAAGATTAGAACCGCCGTCCGGCGTTCGAGCAGTAAGCCTTGATTCGGTGAAGGCACGGATAACCTGGAGCTCCGTACCCAATGCAGTACGGTATCGCGTGTACTGGAATAGCGATGGGAGCGGACTATTCCGAATATCTGACTCAACGGAATCGACGAGTTTTGAGGTTGATACACTAACCGCTAACCGGATGTATCGCTTTACGGTGGTTGCCATTGCAGGTGACCCAGGTCAGAACAGCCAACGATCTGCTATCGTTCCGGTTTACACCGGAGACCGGCTGAACGTTGTCCGGCTGACACCTGCTGTGACTACCACCACCCGGGCAGCGTCAGACCTTCAGCTGTTAATTCAATTCAGCGGACCGTTGAGCGACTCTGGCCTTGATGCAGGCAAAATCAGGCTTACCAATAGCCAGGGTACCGCCATTGCAGCTGCACGAAGTATTTCGCTGGGCAGTGATTCAACCGTGATAGTAAGCTTTGGTAGTATTGAAATTCCTGCCGGAGCATATCGTGTTGTTGTAGATCCGGTTTCTGATGTGCACCTAATTCCCACAAACCCGTCAGCCCACGAACTGCTGGTTATTGCCGATACAACGCTCCCTGAGCTGCGTCTGGAGCGTCTGGATGTAGTCCAACCAACGGAGCTGATGTTATGGTATTCAATGCCTGTAACCGAAAGCGCTCTGGCACCTGAGGCATATACAATCCGACCGTATGGCGTGGTAGAGACTGTGGAACGCATCGCCGATAATCAGGTCCGCCTGAACCTTGCCTCGGATCCGCCCCTTTCGGCTTTGGGGGTTACGTATTCGCTGACGGTACGCGATGTGGCATCCGTAAGCGGTATCTCAATAACACGGGGGCTGGGCAACACGCTGAGTTTTGTTCTCACGATGCCCAATGCTGGCTCAGTGTTTGTGTATCCACATCCTGTACGGCTCAACGCCAGCACTGAAATTACGTTTGCCAACCTTCCGGCCAAAGCCGACATTGAGATTCTTGACCAGCGGTTCAGTGTGATTCAAACGCTAAGCGAGTTTAGCGGTACCGGTGGCCTTACCTGGGATTTGCGTGACCATAACGGAGTGCGCCTGTCACCCGGAATTTATTACTATCGCGTTTCCGGCATTAACACTCAAGGTGAAGCCAGTCAGAGTCCGCTGCTAAAATTATTGATAATGCGCTAA
- a CDS encoding UDP-N-acetylmuramate--alanine ligase yields the protein MHIHFMGIGGTAMGSVAVAASQIGHRVTGSDHAVYEPMRGVLDRHGIVWTEYADGSDLVVSAPDLVIVGNAISRGHPELEAVLDARIPIASVSEFVGQHFIARNTGIVCSGTHGKTTTASLTTWILQHAGFEPGFLVGGVPHGFTNGCRPVPPATHNTCTGVFVAEGDEYDTAFFDKRSKFVHYRPNVAIINNIEFDHADIFDSLDSIKKSFVQLTRLVPRSGLILVNADDADALNVTQHVFCPVQSVGKAPSATWQITNIVANPDGSQWYLRSESAVLGPFALPMAGEHNIRNASMALLAAMHVGVTGEECILALEHFVPPKRRMEKICVWKGAMVIDDFAHHPTAIRATLQAVQQQFPTAAIHAIFEPRSNTTTRNIFQDELAECFTGAATVVIGPVHRPERFKPSERLNTNQLISDLAARGINGYALTEATDSWGSSVIPWLETHVTPGDVVLLLSNGNVGGLRSILASA from the coding sequence ATGCATATTCATTTTATGGGCATCGGCGGCACCGCGATGGGTTCAGTGGCTGTGGCAGCCTCCCAGATCGGACATAGGGTAACGGGATCAGACCATGCAGTGTACGAGCCGATGCGCGGAGTGCTGGACCGGCATGGGATTGTGTGGACGGAGTACGCTGACGGTTCTGACCTTGTTGTGTCGGCACCTGATCTGGTAATTGTAGGCAATGCCATCAGCCGTGGTCATCCCGAATTAGAGGCAGTGCTTGATGCGCGCATTCCCATTGCATCGGTAAGCGAATTCGTGGGGCAGCATTTTATTGCCCGCAACACCGGCATTGTTTGCAGCGGTACTCATGGCAAAACCACCACAGCGTCACTTACAACGTGGATTCTCCAGCACGCAGGTTTTGAACCGGGCTTCCTTGTCGGCGGAGTACCCCACGGCTTCACCAACGGGTGCCGACCCGTTCCACCTGCCACGCATAACACCTGCACCGGTGTTTTTGTAGCTGAGGGTGACGAGTATGATACTGCTTTTTTCGATAAGCGAAGCAAATTCGTACACTACCGGCCGAATGTTGCAATAATTAACAATATCGAATTCGATCATGCCGATATTTTCGATAGCCTGGACTCAATTAAGAAATCCTTTGTCCAGCTTACCAGACTGGTTCCCCGCTCCGGGTTAATCCTGGTAAATGCCGACGATGCCGATGCACTCAACGTTACACAACACGTTTTTTGTCCTGTTCAAAGCGTTGGCAAAGCCCCTTCAGCAACCTGGCAGATTACTAACATTGTTGCCAATCCTGATGGGTCACAGTGGTACCTAAGGTCAGAGAGTGCGGTTTTGGGACCGTTCGCACTACCGATGGCCGGTGAGCACAACATCCGTAACGCAAGCATGGCATTACTTGCAGCCATGCACGTTGGTGTAACCGGTGAGGAGTGTATCCTGGCTTTAGAGCACTTTGTTCCTCCCAAGCGACGTATGGAAAAAATCTGTGTGTGGAAAGGGGCTATGGTTATTGATGATTTCGCTCATCACCCTACGGCCATACGTGCAACGCTACAGGCAGTGCAGCAGCAATTCCCTACTGCCGCAATCCATGCCATTTTCGAGCCACGATCCAATACAACAACCCGCAATATTTTCCAGGATGAACTGGCAGAGTGTTTCACCGGCGCAGCCACAGTTGTTATTGGCCCGGTTCACCGTCCGGAGCGCTTTAAACCATCAGAACGTCTTAACACCAACCAATTGATCAGCGACCTTGCGGCACGCGGCATTAACGGTTATGCTTTGACAGAAGCTACCGATTCCTGGGGGAGCAGTGTGATTCCGTGGCTGGAAACACACGTTACACCAGGCGATGTTGTTCTGCTGCTCAGTAACGGCAACGTTGGTGGCCTGAGGTCAATCCTTGCATCAGCCTGA
- a CDS encoding T9SS type A sorting domain-containing protein, protein MIRAIITALLLTTITATASFWESTDGPPSNAMCLVSNSKGHVFCGTPNSAIYRTTDLGTNWERLDKGIDDGGPNFVMVNEICVDKNDVLYAAVSSTGILRSTDNGNSWTKLDLGMEVEDNAILFVAIKNLDNGSTAVFVGHSGPRKVYFRYSDNNGDTFREIPLGNLPKAMNSIENVYLSPNSNRIFAMITYNLGLYRSDNMGTSWRRIDSDPLSGESDDLYTMITANKKGWLYLGRNALSSSARFKNACVLRSKNDGESWEYITEGWDSRDITNNKIRGIACGINDEVWAITNKGSGVFQSTNGGDLWINRNEGLPNDGAGAGIAVTPNNAVFVGQSGGFVYRYLGGVSVDEDLPSKVRIQSVSLTPNPVRDRVYVHATLNTPGNVTVQLFNVTGIPVVEPYRSHQAAQHHTISFATETLPNGVYMWTLTSADGVTTGSVVVNH, encoded by the coding sequence ATGATTAGAGCGATTATTACTGCATTATTACTGACAACGATTACTGCAACAGCATCCTTTTGGGAATCCACCGACGGGCCCCCCTCAAATGCGATGTGTTTGGTTTCTAACAGCAAGGGACATGTGTTTTGTGGTACGCCGAACAGTGCGATCTACAGAACAACTGACTTGGGTACAAACTGGGAACGTCTGGATAAGGGGATTGACGATGGGGGTCCGAACTTTGTAATGGTAAACGAAATCTGTGTAGATAAGAATGACGTTCTCTATGCAGCCGTGTCAAGTACCGGGATCCTGCGGTCAACTGACAACGGGAATTCGTGGACGAAACTTGACCTGGGCATGGAAGTTGAAGACAACGCCATTCTCTTTGTTGCAATAAAAAACCTCGACAACGGCAGTACCGCTGTCTTTGTTGGACATAGTGGTCCCCGTAAGGTTTACTTCCGATATTCCGATAACAATGGCGACACATTCCGTGAGATACCGCTTGGTAACCTGCCAAAAGCCATGAATTCAATTGAAAATGTGTATTTGTCGCCAAACTCGAATCGGATTTTTGCGATGATAACCTATAATCTTGGCCTCTACAGGTCCGACAATATGGGAACCTCCTGGCGTAGGATCGACAGCGATCCGTTGTCAGGTGAGAGTGATGACCTGTATACGATGATCACTGCAAACAAGAAAGGGTGGCTGTATCTTGGGAGGAATGCACTCTCGTCATCTGCACGGTTTAAGAATGCCTGTGTGCTCCGCTCAAAGAATGACGGTGAGTCGTGGGAGTACATTACTGAGGGCTGGGATTCGCGTGACATTACAAACAACAAAATTCGCGGGATTGCCTGTGGGATTAATGACGAAGTCTGGGCAATCACGAATAAGGGATCTGGTGTTTTCCAGTCAACAAACGGTGGCGACTTATGGATAAACCGGAATGAGGGCCTTCCCAATGACGGAGCGGGTGCCGGCATTGCCGTGACGCCAAACAACGCTGTCTTTGTTGGTCAGAGTGGTGGTTTTGTTTACCGATATCTTGGTGGTGTATCTGTTGATGAAGATCTGCCTTCAAAGGTCAGAATTCAATCCGTCAGCCTGACACCGAATCCGGTTCGTGACAGGGTGTATGTTCATGCTACGCTTAATACTCCCGGGAATGTTACCGTTCAGCTTTTTAACGTAACCGGCATTCCGGTGGTAGAGCCATATCGGTCACACCAGGCAGCACAACACCATACGATAAGCTTTGCTACTGAAACTCTGCCGAATGGTGTGTATATGTGGACGCTTACGTCGGCTGACGGAGTTACGACTGGCTCTGTGGTCGTAAACCACTAG
- the trmD gene encoding tRNA (guanosine(37)-N1)-methyltransferase TrmD — MRIDIVCAVPQIFGNFFSTSIVGRAQNQGVAEIHVHNLHDYATDRFRHIDDTPYGGGAGMVLQCEPIFSCIERLTSERHYNDVIYLCPDGEPLNQTMCNALSTAEALILLAGHYKGIDQRVRDALVTREISVGDYILTGGELAAAVLTDAVVRLIPGAVSDSESVLDDSFMHGLLDAPVYTRPASFRGMDVPDVLLRGDHAQIKNWRDKQALRKTQLRRPDLLHD; from the coding sequence ATACGAATCGATATCGTGTGCGCAGTACCACAGATTTTTGGTAACTTTTTCAGTACCAGTATTGTGGGACGCGCCCAAAATCAGGGCGTGGCAGAAATCCATGTGCACAACCTGCATGATTATGCTACTGACAGGTTCCGTCATATCGATGATACTCCGTACGGCGGCGGAGCCGGTATGGTGCTTCAGTGTGAACCCATCTTTTCCTGCATTGAACGCCTGACGTCCGAGCGACACTACAATGACGTGATTTATCTGTGTCCTGACGGAGAGCCGCTTAACCAGACAATGTGTAACGCACTCTCTACTGCTGAAGCCCTGATCCTGCTTGCCGGACACTACAAGGGTATTGACCAGCGTGTTCGCGATGCTCTGGTAACCAGAGAAATCTCGGTTGGCGACTATATCCTTACCGGTGGCGAGCTGGCAGCCGCAGTCCTTACTGACGCCGTTGTCCGCCTGATCCCGGGAGCCGTTTCAGATTCAGAAAGCGTCCTTGATGATTCGTTTATGCATGGACTCCTGGATGCCCCCGTGTACACACGTCCTGCGTCATTTCGCGGTATGGACGTGCCCGACGTTCTTCTGAGGGGCGATCATGCCCAAATCAAAAACTGGCGTGATAAACAGGCATTACGGAAAACACAGCTTCGTCGTCCGGATCTTTTGCATGACTAA